One Maribacter cobaltidurans genomic window carries:
- the hutG gene encoding formimidoylglutamase, whose product MKSYSETLSTIYFGRSSADRLYIHEKISCIPITKIETGNSKRAFSIIGYSCEEGVKRNQGRMGAVNGPDAIRKQLGKLPNHLLEDVAVYDVGTVHCMNGDMENSQKDLSELVSQTLNQNHFPIVLGGGHDVSYGTFNGLKEHLSNSGSIGIINFDAHFDLRNNQPEDLTIVNNSGTPFYQIAQDCKQNETPFKYLCLGIRKDANDRTLFETAKELDVKYIMRDTFRIQFHNEINAWINAFTGSVDHIYVTIDLDGFSSAYAPGVSAPSPMGFTPDVVLESLKTIMGSGKLRALDIAELNPDFDVDNQTAKLAASLVHYVIHDLP is encoded by the coding sequence ATGAAAAGCTATTCAGAAACCTTATCCACCATTTATTTCGGAAGGTCCTCTGCAGACCGACTTTATATCCATGAGAAAATTTCCTGCATTCCGATAACGAAAATCGAAACAGGTAATTCCAAAAGGGCTTTCAGCATTATTGGTTATTCCTGTGAGGAAGGGGTAAAGAGGAATCAGGGAAGAATGGGCGCTGTAAATGGACCTGATGCCATAAGAAAACAACTGGGCAAATTACCAAATCACCTACTTGAGGATGTTGCTGTTTATGACGTAGGCACCGTTCACTGTATGAACGGTGATATGGAAAATTCCCAAAAAGACCTGTCGGAGTTGGTATCTCAAACACTAAATCAAAACCATTTCCCCATTGTTCTTGGTGGGGGGCACGACGTCTCCTATGGCACCTTCAATGGACTTAAAGAACACTTGTCAAACTCCGGCTCAATCGGTATTATCAATTTCGATGCACATTTTGACCTTCGAAATAACCAACCGGAAGATCTTACTATTGTAAACAATTCAGGTACCCCCTTTTATCAAATAGCTCAGGATTGTAAACAAAACGAAACACCCTTCAAATATCTTTGCCTAGGAATACGAAAGGACGCCAACGACAGGACCTTATTTGAAACTGCTAAGGAATTGGATGTAAAATATATCATGCGAGACACCTTTAGAATCCAGTTTCATAATGAAATAAATGCTTGGATCAATGCCTTTACCGGAAGTGTCGATCATATTTATGTAACCATTGATCTTGATGGGTTCTCCTCCGCCTATGCACCTGGGGTAAGCGCCCCTTCTCCTATGGGTTTTACTCCAGATGTAGTGTTGGAGTCCTTAAAAACCATAATGGGTTCCGGCAAACTTAGGGCTTTGGATATTGCAGAATTAAATCCAGATTTTGACGTGGACAATCAGACCGCAAAACTTGCGGCGTCCCTAGTACATTACGTTATCCACGACCTTCCTTAA
- the hutI gene encoding imidazolonepropionase has protein sequence MDELKLIGPIRQLVTMEALPLKGPLSDSQLQIVEQAGILISNGKILAIGVFERLKTDYSKAELYELKGDHVCLPGFIDAHTHICFGGSRANDYALRNSGKTYLEIAKSGGGIWDTVTETRKAEKEELIKKTTKLANRHLETGVTTLEVKSGYGLSVEEEIKMLEAIKQANDTIPSDLIATCLAAHMFPKDYKGTKKEYLEELVVKLLPMIKEKGLAHRIDAFIEESAFSPIEIAPYFETAKKMGFDITVHADQFTPGGSQVAVDFGAISADHLEASTEKEIQLLAQSDTIATALPGASLGLGCNFTPARKLLDAGATLAIASDHNPGSAPMGDLLTQAAILGAFEKLSNAEVLAGITIRAAAALGLKDRGKLAKGLLADFSLFHTDNYQEILYNQGNLKPCMVWKAGSLVFNKHKA, from the coding sequence ATGGATGAACTAAAATTAATTGGACCCATCAGGCAACTTGTTACTATGGAGGCACTTCCATTGAAAGGGCCTCTTTCAGATAGCCAACTTCAAATTGTAGAGCAGGCGGGTATTTTGATTTCCAACGGAAAAATTTTAGCCATTGGAGTTTTTGAACGCCTAAAAACGGATTATTCCAAAGCCGAATTGTACGAACTAAAAGGAGACCATGTGTGCCTTCCGGGTTTTATAGATGCCCATACCCATATTTGTTTTGGTGGAAGTAGGGCAAACGATTATGCTCTACGGAATTCTGGCAAAACATATTTGGAAATAGCGAAATCGGGAGGTGGTATTTGGGATACCGTGACAGAAACAAGAAAAGCGGAAAAAGAGGAGTTGATCAAGAAAACTACAAAACTTGCCAATCGCCATCTTGAAACTGGAGTTACTACTCTCGAAGTAAAAAGTGGTTATGGTCTTTCGGTCGAGGAGGAAATTAAAATGCTGGAAGCAATTAAGCAGGCGAACGATACTATTCCCTCTGATTTAATTGCTACTTGCCTCGCCGCCCATATGTTTCCAAAAGATTATAAAGGAACCAAAAAAGAGTATTTGGAAGAACTAGTCGTGAAGCTTTTACCAATGATAAAGGAAAAAGGCCTTGCCCATAGAATCGATGCATTTATTGAGGAAAGTGCCTTTTCTCCAATAGAAATCGCTCCTTATTTTGAGACCGCCAAGAAAATGGGGTTTGATATTACCGTGCATGCCGATCAATTTACCCCGGGAGGCAGTCAAGTTGCCGTTGACTTTGGTGCGATCAGTGCCGATCATCTAGAAGCAAGTACCGAAAAGGAAATCCAGCTTTTGGCTCAAAGCGACACCATTGCCACGGCTTTGCCTGGAGCTTCGCTCGGACTTGGCTGTAATTTCACTCCCGCCAGAAAATTGTTGGATGCCGGAGCTACCCTTGCTATCGCAAGTGACCATAACCCCGGCTCTGCACCTATGGGTGATCTATTGACCCAAGCAGCCATTTTAGGAGCTTTTGAAAAATTATCCAATGCCGAAGTCCTTGCCGGGATTACAATTAGGGCGGCGGCCGCTTTAGGACTGAAGGACCGAGGTAAATTAGCCAAAGGGCTATTAGCGGATTTTAGTCTTTTTCATACGGATAACTACCAAGAAATTCTATACAATCAAGGAAATTTAAAACCCTGTATGGTTTGGAAAGCAGGAAGTTTGGTTTTCAACAAACACAAGGCTTAA
- the hutH gene encoding histidine ammonia-lyase, whose amino-acid sequence MISNSFKLGEDWLTAGITLNICKGKTGIALGQASRDKVENSWHIVQKIVDKGNPVYGINTGFGPLCTTKISKEETKILQNNILKSHSVGVGEPIPEELVKIMLILKAHSLAKGYSGIAIATLERIIWHIEQDALPIVPSQGSVGASGDLAPLSHLFLPLIGLGKVRYQNKIIETKELFQITGLTALDLGPKEGLALINGTQFIAAHAVKVVEKLHSILAQADIIGAMMIEGLQGSVKPFYKELHELRPFKGNIHVARRIKRLLKGSEIMEDHIDCERVQDPYSLRCMPQVHGASRNTWLHLKELVETELNSVTDNPVIIDEELTISGGNFHGQPLAMALDYACLAASEIGNISDRRIYLALEGNSPGVPKLLMKDTGINSGYMILQYTSAALASENKGLCFPSSADSIPTSLGQEDHVSMGSIGGRKALRVIENVEKILAIELLTAAQAFEFRKPLKSGIFLDKIHKSVRKKVSFADKDRVFSDDIEKGIEMIRNKTIISVIDSIEKKKDISLKTKYSAQFEHY is encoded by the coding sequence GTGATATCGAATTCATTTAAATTAGGCGAAGATTGGCTTACAGCCGGAATTACGTTGAATATCTGCAAAGGGAAAACCGGTATAGCATTGGGCCAAGCCAGTAGGGACAAGGTTGAAAACAGCTGGCACATCGTACAAAAAATAGTGGATAAAGGAAACCCCGTATATGGTATAAATACAGGTTTTGGACCACTTTGTACGACCAAAATCTCCAAAGAGGAAACCAAAATACTGCAAAACAATATCCTTAAAAGTCATAGCGTAGGTGTAGGGGAACCTATTCCTGAGGAATTAGTAAAAATCATGTTGATTTTGAAAGCCCATTCCTTGGCCAAGGGTTATTCTGGAATTGCAATCGCTACTTTGGAGCGCATTATATGGCACATTGAACAGGACGCCTTACCTATTGTTCCATCCCAAGGTTCCGTTGGAGCCTCGGGGGACTTGGCTCCCCTATCCCATTTATTTTTACCCCTAATTGGACTGGGAAAGGTTCGATATCAAAATAAGATTATAGAAACAAAGGAATTGTTTCAGATTACCGGACTTACAGCGCTGGATTTGGGTCCAAAAGAAGGTTTGGCCTTGATAAACGGCACACAGTTTATAGCCGCACACGCTGTAAAAGTTGTGGAAAAACTGCATTCAATACTTGCTCAAGCGGATATCATTGGTGCCATGATGATAGAAGGCTTGCAAGGTTCCGTAAAACCATTCTACAAGGAACTTCATGAACTGAGGCCATTTAAAGGCAATATTCACGTGGCCCGAAGAATAAAACGCTTGTTAAAGGGCTCCGAAATTATGGAGGACCATATTGATTGTGAACGTGTACAAGACCCTTACTCACTTCGCTGTATGCCACAGGTTCACGGCGCATCTCGCAATACATGGTTACATTTGAAGGAATTGGTGGAAACGGAATTAAACTCCGTTACGGACAATCCTGTTATTATTGACGAAGAGCTAACCATTAGCGGGGGTAATTTTCATGGTCAACCCTTGGCCATGGCATTGGACTATGCCTGTTTGGCCGCTTCGGAAATTGGAAATATTTCGGATAGACGCATTTATTTAGCTTTGGAAGGGAATAGCCCCGGAGTCCCGAAATTGTTAATGAAGGATACCGGAATAAATTCTGGCTATATGATTTTACAATACACCAGTGCTGCCTTGGCCAGTGAGAACAAAGGGCTATGTTTTCCATCCAGTGCAGATAGTATTCCCACTTCTTTGGGACAGGAAGACCATGTAAGTATGGGGTCCATAGGAGGAAGAAAAGCTTTGCGGGTCATTGAGAACGTTGAAAAGATATTGGCCATTGAATTATTGACCGCGGCCCAAGCTTTTGAATTTCGTAAGCCACTTAAATCAGGTATATTTTTGGATAAAATTCATAAATCAGTTAGAAAAAAGGTATCATTTGCAGATAAGGACCGCGTTTTTTCGGATGACATCGAAAAAGGGATTGAAATGATCAGAAATAAGACCATTATTTCAGTCATAGATTCTATCGAAAAGAAAAAGGATATATCACTCAAAACAAAATATTCAGCACAATTTGAACACTATTAG
- a CDS encoding urocanate hydratase, which yields MDFKSEILEGIPKSLPNRKQRSQSLSHAPKRKDILSLDEKKLAVRNALRYFPQSWHPELSKEFAEELEEFGRIYMYRFIPEYDMYARPISEYPAKTAQAAAIMLMIQNNLNPEVAQHPEELITYGGNGAVFQNWAQYLLTMQFLATMTEEQTLHIYSGHPMGLFPSSKKAPRVVVTNGMMIPNHSKPDDWEKYNALGVTQYGQMTAGSYMYIGPQGIVHGTTITVMNAFRKVLKNGESSKGKIFLTAGLGGMSGAQPKAGNIAECITVCAEVNPSAAQKRYEQGWVDELLEDMDSLVERIKLAVKNEEVVSIAYIGNVVHVWERLYDENIFVHLGSDQTSLHNPWAGGYYPAGLSFEESNELMSSNATLFKEKVQESLRRHAKAINKHSEKGCYFFDYGNAFLLEASRAGADVMAENNIDFKYPSYVQDILGPMCFDYGFGPFRWVCTSGKPEDLQRTDQIALTVMRKIEKTTPMEIQQQMMDNIKWIEEAEKNKLVVGSQARILYADAEGRASIAEAFNSAVKSGEISAPIVLGRDHHDVSGTDSPYRETSNIYDGSKFTADMAIHNVIGDSFRGATWVSIHNGGGVGWGEVINGGFGMVLDGSEAASKKLKSMLFFDVNNGIARRSWARNKEAIFALKREMDRTPELNINLPNFVEDEVLNSIF from the coding sequence ATGGATTTTAAATCAGAAATATTAGAAGGTATTCCAAAAAGTTTACCTAATAGGAAACAGCGTTCTCAAAGCCTTAGCCATGCACCAAAGCGAAAGGATATCCTTTCCTTGGATGAAAAGAAACTGGCCGTTAGGAATGCCCTTCGTTATTTTCCGCAATCATGGCACCCTGAGCTATCCAAAGAATTTGCCGAAGAACTCGAAGAATTTGGCCGCATTTACATGTATCGCTTTATACCGGAATATGACATGTATGCGCGACCGATTTCCGAATACCCTGCCAAAACGGCTCAGGCAGCTGCTATTATGTTAATGATTCAAAACAATTTGAATCCCGAAGTGGCACAGCATCCGGAAGAATTGATCACTTATGGTGGAAACGGTGCGGTTTTCCAAAACTGGGCGCAATATTTGTTGACCATGCAGTTTCTGGCCACCATGACGGAAGAGCAAACACTTCATATCTATTCGGGTCATCCCATGGGATTGTTCCCTTCATCAAAGAAAGCTCCTAGGGTCGTAGTCACTAACGGAATGATGATTCCCAATCATTCCAAACCGGACGACTGGGAAAAATACAATGCTCTAGGCGTAACCCAATATGGTCAAATGACGGCTGGTTCATACATGTATATTGGCCCGCAAGGAATCGTTCATGGCACTACCATTACCGTCATGAACGCCTTTAGAAAGGTTCTGAAAAATGGCGAATCTTCCAAAGGCAAAATATTCTTGACCGCCGGACTAGGCGGAATGAGCGGTGCCCAACCCAAAGCAGGGAATATTGCCGAATGCATTACCGTATGTGCCGAAGTAAACCCCAGTGCTGCCCAAAAGAGATATGAGCAGGGTTGGGTGGACGAACTCTTGGAGGATATGGATTCATTAGTGGAACGAATTAAACTGGCGGTTAAAAATGAAGAAGTGGTCTCCATTGCCTATATCGGTAATGTGGTTCATGTTTGGGAGCGGCTATACGATGAAAATATTTTTGTCCATTTGGGGTCTGACCAAACCTCATTGCACAATCCTTGGGCCGGTGGATATTATCCTGCTGGGTTAAGTTTTGAAGAATCAAACGAACTTATGAGTTCCAACGCAACACTGTTCAAGGAAAAAGTTCAAGAATCCTTAAGAAGGCATGCCAAGGCTATCAACAAACATTCAGAAAAAGGCTGCTACTTTTTTGATTACGGTAATGCCTTTCTATTGGAAGCATCAAGAGCTGGTGCCGATGTGATGGCGGAAAACAACATCGATTTCAAATATCCCTCCTATGTACAGGATATTTTGGGGCCCATGTGTTTTGATTACGGTTTTGGGCCTTTCCGATGGGTCTGTACCTCAGGTAAACCGGAAGACCTACAAAGAACCGATCAAATCGCCTTAACAGTGATGCGGAAAATTGAAAAAACCACACCCATGGAAATTCAGCAACAGATGATGGACAACATTAAATGGATCGAGGAAGCCGAAAAAAATAAATTGGTTGTGGGGTCACAAGCCAGAATACTATATGCCGATGCAGAAGGACGGGCCTCTATCGCCGAAGCATTTAATAGCGCCGTGAAATCTGGGGAAATATCCGCTCCTATCGTTTTGGGTAGAGACCATCATGATGTGAGTGGAACGGATAGTCCCTACAGAGAAACCAGCAATATTTACGACGGTAGTAAGTTTACGGCAGACATGGCCATACATAATGTAATAGGTGATAGTTTTAGGGGAGCGACCTGGGTTTCCATTCACAATGGTGGTGGCGTAGGTTGGGGAGAAGTGATTAATGGAGGGTTTGGAATGGTATTGGATGGTTCCGAAGCTGCTTCAAAAAAACTTAAAAGCATGCTTTTCTTTGATGTTAACAATGGAATCGCAAGAAGAAGCTGGGCCAGAAACAAAGAAGCTATTTTTGCTTTAAAACGTGAGATGGACCGTACACCTGAGCTAAACATTAATTTGCCTAACTTCGTAGAAGATGAAGTTTTGAATTCAATTTTTTAG